CCGCTTCATGATTGCCGAGAGAAACGCTTTCCTGGCCTTCTTGCGATACGTCCTCGGCTTGCCCAACTCCTGCGGAGCATTGGCACACAACTGGTCGATGATTTTCTCGGTCTTTTCCCGTGCTTCGTTGAGCAGACCAATATCCGTCGGATAGGCGATGTCTGCCGGTGCGCAGGTGGCATCAACGATGAGTTTGCCCTTGTTGCCGGAACCACCGTCTCCGTCGTCATTCTGGTTCCTTTCCTCAGCCTTCCTGCGCTCTTCAGCCAGATGGCGTTGCAGGAGTTCCTCCTGCAACGCGGCCAGATCGGTATGCTTCAGCCGCTTCCGAAAGTGGGTCAGCATCGAGGCATCGAAGGGCGCTGCATGCTGGTACGTTTCAAGACCGATAAAGAACTGGAGATACGGGTTCTCCTTGATCTGTTCGACCGTCTCGATATCCGAAAGGCCGAGCTTCTCCTTGATAATCAAGGACCCCAGCGCCATGCGAACCGTCAGTGCAGGAGCGCCCCGTTTCGACATGAAGTTTTTGGCATACATCGTCTCGGCGACGTGCCAGGGAATTACGTCGGCGAGCTTCACCCACCGGTTTTCCGGATCGAGTTTACCACCAAACGGCAGATGGAAATTTTCGAACGTGAGCTGCTGAAACTTCGGCTGGTACATGAATCGGCGGTATCGAGGTGCAGGGTTTTTGGGGCTTTTTCAGGCTTTTCCTTGCATTCAAGATACAAAAATACCGCTTAATTCATTACCATAAAACAATTTAACCATTATTCAGCAGACCCGTGGGTAGTGAAGGCTGGTTCAGCTTCAGGGATCACTCCCTGCTTTGACTGGTTTTGCGCTCGATGCGGTATTGAGAGGGTGACGATTTCGCAATCGGGACTCCGGCATCATACCGGGTGAGTCGGCAAAAAGAGATCGTTCAAAAACGACGGCAGGATAAGCGTATCAAACTTGATCAGTTGTGTGCCGGTTTGAACTCGTTCTGAACAGAAATTCCCTGCATCGACGCTGCCGCTGCACCCAGAGCTGAAGGGAACTCACGAACATTCTTGGCCTGAAGGCCTTTCTGCGTTTTGTCGAGATCGTATTCAACCTCGGAATCCTGATTGAGCACCTTGAAGCTCTGGTCGGAAACTATCGCCGAGAAATGAACGAATATGTCTTCCCCGCCATCATGGTTCAGAATAAACCCGTACCCTTTTTTCCCATCAAACCATTTGACCTTGCTTTTAGCCATGATGACACTCCAAGGTTGATGTTAACAAAATGAAAACATAACTTTATTTTTTAGTAAAATATAAAATATTTCGTCAAATGCCGCAATAGCCGGAACAACTTTCGAGATAACTACGCTCACCGAAAAAGCGATAAAATTTTGTTGTAATTATGAAACATGTCATTCTTATCACCGGCGCAGGCAAAGGCATTGGCAGAGCGATCGCTCTCGAGTTCGCCCGCGCCATCAGGCACCATCCTGATTTCGAACCTGTGCTCGTGCTCTCTTCGCGCACACCGGCAGACCTGGAAGCAATTTCACTCGAGTGCCGCGCCGAGGGCGCTCTGACCGACACCGTCACCGCCGATATCTCCGATATGGCCGATGTGCGGCGGCTGGCCAATCACATTGTCGAGCATTATGGCCGCATCGATTGCCTGGTGAACAACGCGGGCGTTGGTCGCTTCGGAATGCTGGGAGACATGACCGAGGAGGATTTCGACTACACCATGAGCACGAATCTGAAAGGAACCTTTTTCCTGACCCAGGCGCTCTTCGCCATGA
This genomic window from Chlorobaculum limnaeum contains:
- a CDS encoding cold-shock protein, which produces MAKSKVKWFDGKKGYGFILNHDGGEDIFVHFSAIVSDQSFKVLNQDSEVEYDLDKTQKGLQAKNVREFPSALGAAAASMQGISVQNEFKPAHN
- a CDS encoding SDR family oxidoreductase encodes the protein MKHVILITGAGKGIGRAIALEFARAIRHHPDFEPVLVLSSRTPADLEAISLECRAEGALTDTVTADISDMADVRRLANHIVEHYGRIDCLVNNAGVGRFGMLGDMTEEDFDYTMSTNLKGTFFLTQALFAMMQRQRSGHIFFITSVAATKAFEHSSIYCMSKFGQRGLVETLRLYARKSNVRITDVQPGAALTPMWGEVNDEIQSLMMMPEDVAAPVVQAYLQPARTVVEEIVLRPTGGDLQDE